The genomic interval ccagggctgtgccacagtgtagaccccaggtctcccctcctttctctcccaggggctccagacaccgggaggtgaaggcctaggtctgagacacgtgtcctcgggtcacagagcacaggaggccggcagtgccaggactgaaggtgaggtgtggggcctgagtgtgtgcccgggggctcccggaacagaggggaccccacgacgccaacgtccactccacccaccccctgtcgcccccaaagcctcgggctgtgccggctgcaccctgaggagcCGCCTCACTTCCCCTGTCAGGTTCACAGACGACcgtccaccaggaggagagcccctgtgaggccgagggcacccctggagaggagacctgtaagtggcctttgtcagagccccccagggtgggtttctcagcccgggccgctgacactccctttcttccccaggcccgtgggtccccatctgtcacccctggcctcgctccactcagctgcccgacaccactcaccgtgcctcccgttcagatgcgtgacctccaccacactgaagccgactttcaggacccaagagaggctgaggattccatggatgagcaggacatttgggtggaggaggaggacgaggacgaggaggaggaggaggaggaggaggaagagggcggCGCATCCccgttgtctccctcctcctcctcctcgtcgtcttcctactcagtcctgttcctgggcactggcgaggaggcggctgattctgggacacccagtcccacgcagaaccctcagggtgtctgcccctcccccacagccgtggcagcccctccatggagccagtcggaagacaatggcctcagaagccaaggtgaggaggggcccagctccGGGCAGGACCCGGCAGATGCCGAGTCCCGGCTCCAAGATGCATTACATTTGATGATGGCTGAACTGATGGGCTTCCTGCTCCACAAGTACCGCACAAAGCAGCCGacctcaaaagaggaaatgctgaatgcggtcctcagagatgaccaggaccacttccctgtggtcttgagccaagcctctgagtgtctgcagctggtctttggggtggatgtgaaggaggtggaccccagggagcacttgtatgtcctggtccccaccctgggcctcacctacgatggcatgcaggacgacgggcagagcatgcccaacactggcctcctggtgatacttctgggtgtgattgtcctggagggcgactttgctcctgaggaggcagtctggcgagcacttagcaagatggggctgtgtgctgggagggagcacttcatctacggggagcccagggaactcatcaccaacgtgtgggtgcaggaggggtacgtggagtaccggcaggtggccaacagcgatcccgctcgctacgagttcctgtggggtccccgggcctacacggagaccagcaagctgcaagtcctggaacatttcctcagggtgaatagaaggggtcccagttctttcccatccctgtctgaagagcgagtgagtgatgaggaagagggggcctgaggCAGACTTGCAGCTGGGCTCCTTCTAGGCCCCTGTCTGGCAGCTTCTCCCGCCTGGCAGGAAGTGAGGCTGACTCTTCACTGTGTGTCTGAAGAGCAAGCAGTCAGCCTTTTAGGTAGTGAGTGCCCGGGCCGGTGGAGGGAACACGgtgtacagcatctctgggctcctgttctctacaatgatatggaaaatcatcttcatttcccttagtgatgcttcagatgttattcgttttaataaatatcaatatactttattttattatacagtttttttaaagattacatttcatttacagttctgagaaaatattggttatataccCCTTGTTGTGCAATACGTTCTTGAACCttgcttacacccaatagtttggacctcccgctccctcacccctatattgcccc from Vicugna pacos chromosome X, VicPac4, whole genome shotgun sequence carries:
- the LOC140691805 gene encoding melanoma-associated antigen 8-like → MLNYTCPRVTEHRRPAVPGLKVHRRPSTRRRAPVRPRAPLERRPARGSPSVTPGLAPLSCPTPLTVPPVQMRDLHHTEADFQDPREAEDSMDEQDIWEEEEGGASPLSPSSSSSSSSYSVLFLGTGEEAADSGTPSPTQNPQGVCPSPTAVAAPPWSQSEDNGLRSQGEEGPSSGQDPADAESRLQDALHLMMAELMGFLLHKYRTKQPTSKEEMLNAVLRDDQDHFPVVLSQASECLQLVFGVDVKEVDPREHLYVLVPTLGLTYDGMQDDGQSMPNTGLLVILLGVIVLEGDFAPEEAVWRALSKMGLCAGREHFIYGEPRELITNVWVQEGYVEYRQVANSDPARYEFLWGPRAYTETSKLQVLEHFLRVNRRGPSSFPSLSEERVSDEEEGA